From Triticum aestivum cultivar Chinese Spring chromosome 7B, IWGSC CS RefSeq v2.1, whole genome shotgun sequence:
TATATCATCAGTCAGAGACTCACAACAGACAAGAGCATATTTGATGTGCCGTGTTGAAGACACAAGACTTACAACTGCAAGCTGACTATTTTAGAGAACTACATCACAGAAGAATGACAAGATCTCCAAATTATAAATGTCATCACCTTTGCACGAATAGAAACAGGAATATCCCGAAGTACAGAGGCTTCAGTGCAGCTGCTCTCATACTGCAACCTCAAATGTCCCTTGATCTGCTCTCTGATGTCCTTTCCAAGTCTATTTCTGTTCATATACCTGATAACTTCTTTCATTTTATCCCTGAATCGCTCGGTTGCCGAGCCTTTCACAATCATTGCAGTCATGTTACCGATAAGGTAAGCTCCAAGAACCATATCAAAGGAAACATAAATCATGACAAATATCATTTCCCTAACATTTACAGCATGAATGTCACCGTAACCTGCAGAGGAAAAAAGAATACCATACCATCAATTTAAAATACCAGGCCAGTCATGGAAAGAGAAACTATTTGTTGAAACATCAAACCAAAACTTACCAACAGTTGTCATGGTGACGACGGCAAAGTACATTGATATAACATAACGCGTGGCAAGATCGATCTCCCTGAAATGGGAATAGCTATAGTCTCCTAGCTGCAAACTCCCGATCCACGTATATCCTTCCATTGATTCAGGAAGCGTTGTTGCCAGGTAATAGAAGATACAAGCTGCCGTGTGTGTACAATAGAGCTCCACAACTATGAGTTTCACTATTCTTGTGAACAGGTAATTCACACGGATGTCCTTTTCCAAATCCGTGAAGAATTCTCTGACCTTCAGCACTCGTGTTAAGCGAATCCACAGTAGGTATCTTAGTTCTTTATGCCCAGAAACCTGTATGCAGTTCATCATATGAAAACAAGAGCATACAGGCTAACATTGAGACATCATAAATTGTGTGTTACCTTATAGATAGCATCCCATGGGAAGCaaccaaggagatcgaaaatgaagCTTGATTTGCAATATCTGGGTGTATAGAGCACATAAATCATGCTTACGTCCACATTTGAGTTACCAAATAACATATTTCACAAAGTACAAGCTGGTGGAATTAATCGAAGGATATCAATGCCAATATAAGGTAATAATGCAGCGCAACTTCCAGTCAATCTTGTTGTACTGTTAAAGCATGGGGTAAGTGAAATATTACCGGAGGGCGATAGAGGTTGGATTGTATACGATGCGCTATGTGTCAGGGTCACGGTAGGCCACAAGAAACTTCAGGACAATATCAATAAGGAAGGCAACCTGACCAACTATGTCCAAGAAGAACAACTTCCTAGGGAGCCCCATGAAGAATGCAAATTCGAAGGGCGTAAGGAAAGAACTGTACACTGCCCAACCCACTATGAACCTAGTCCATGACCGGTACAACCTGCAGGACACAAATCAATTAATTAGCACACGCTTTATTCCTTTAACATGGCTTATGTCAAAAGAGTGGATTCTAGCATTTGTTTTAATATATGGATGAGCAGTTGAGCACCAAGCAAACAACATTCTCGAAGGTTCCAAAacattcaactttaatttgttaaTTTACAGCCATGTAATTTGTTGCATGCGAAGTTTGATTTTAGTTGTCAAGTTAGCAagagccacacacacacacagacagctTTTCTTAACTATGTGAAAATGAAGTTGCTAGGCCAAATGAGCCCTCTGTTTAAGCATTGCCACCAAAGTTCATCTCCAACAAAATATGTCACAATCACCAAGGGCAAGACTTAAGAAGCAAAGTCATGCTGAATGTTTTACATTTTGATCTACTTTACAGGGTCTACGCAACAGCTTAAATATTCCTCAAGAAAATTACTATAACTACACCCAAGATTGGCGGCTGCCTGCCTGGTACTTTAGGCCATTCAAGCCAGCAATCTGAACTGTCAAGTACCCAAATCACATTTGGAGTGCAGCTGCAGAGCGACATCATAAAAAACCCTCTGAACTGCTGTAGTCATACACCTGGTTGGCATTGTGGAGGCAAGTTACTGGTGTTAGCTTATTAGTTTAAGTTTAGTTGACATATCGTCGTAAGCAGATGGGTTCTACCATTATATATTTTGTTGCTGCGTAACAGCGCAGCAACATGAGCATGCAGGTTGTTAGACCACATGTTCATCTGTTGATGTAACATGTCAAAAAGTATCCCAGGTTGGATGGCATATTAAAATATGTTGATGCTTGGTAATGAGAAAAAGAAAGTGGAGATGATGATAGACGTGGCGATTTCTGGTTTGTTTCGAGTATTTATGTAGGAAAGAGAGAAGCAAACGATGAATTGGTCGAGAACCAAGCATAGGTTTCGGGTGGATAGTGGTGGCGGTTGTACCCTCAACTAGGGATGTGAACCGGGTCCCATTTAACCCCGTTTAAACCCACTATATAATCGAACagtttaaaattttattttattttctgcaaaAATGAACTATGAAGCTAGGCAACGCTAACCAAACGGGACTTGCGGACACCATTTATTTGCCATTTACATCCCTACCCTCAACGCACCAAGGTGTGTTTCTCTTTCAGTGGTTTGGTGGATTATTATTCCTCCGGCGTCCAGTTCTAGGCGATGTAGCTGTCGATAGCGAGGCACTATTGGTTTCTTCAACCTTGATGCTCCAGGAAAACTTCGAGAGGCGCCCTGTGAATGCGCGCGCGCATGTGTTCTCGGTATTTTTTTTAGAAGACAAAAACAATGAAATGGTCCAGGGCAGTAATATGCATATGCATAGGACTTGGGCGTGCAATCAGATCGAAGCTGTTTCTCCCTTTTGTTTTAAAGACATTGTTTGATTTCATATCTGCTCCATCTTCCTCCCATCAATCAACAAGGCCAAGTCAGTATGTCACCTGCTTTCCCccctctatttatttatttttgtagaAGGATGTTCAGCTTTTTTTGAAAAATCATCATCCATTTTATCTATTTCCTGATTCTATTTGTCGGTAGAAGCATCATCTGACCGCCTTGCAAACACTGCAACTCTAACTCAGAAATTAACCACACTCAACTCAGGTTTCAGAAATGGCAACAGTGAATACAGTGTGAAGTACGCTAGCAGTATATTCAGTTTGTGCTTATTGCACTCGCTGCTGATACGTATGGCAGCAGAGGCAGGTGGACGTGTCCATATGGCAGCGATACGATACATACTTGTTGTCGGGGTGGATGACCAGGCCGCGGAGGAACCCGCCCTCGCCGTCGGCGTCGGCTCCGGGGATGCGGCTGAGGCGGCGGAGCGGGGGGAGACGGCCCATGAGCTCGAGCCGGCTGTTCCGCGACGACGACTTCCACCGGTCGGGCTCCACGTCCACCTCGTACTCCTTCTCCGCGTCCTCCTCCCCCGCCGGCGGCCTCCTCGACCTCCCCCCCCTCGCCATCGGCACGAGCTAGCACGGCGGCAACCGCCTCCCCACGCGCAGTGCGGCGGCAGTGGCAGCGGAAAGGTGGCGGTGGAGCTTGGGTTCTGAAGTTGAGCTGGGTGCCGATGGCTCGAAGGAGAAAAAGTTGAGCTGGGGGCGGGAGGGGAGAAAATTGGCTATTTGCCACTTTCAATATGAGGCTTCTCAAAATTGCCATTTTCAAGATTGGCTTCGTAAAAATGCCACTCAGCTCGTGTGCATCTTGATTACCATGCCATTTTCCCTTTCTAttgcttttctttttctcttttccatTTCCTGGCTCCTAAAAGGACCAAACTACCCCTGAATCCATATCTGATGCGTGCTTGGAATGTTTGGATCGATCGGATTGCTGCGAGGCACTCATCCTTGCCATCACGATTGCTCGCCGCTGTAGCTCGTTGATATGCATGCACGAATCCACAGTAGCTCGCCGCCCTAGCTCGCTCACGCCTGCGCGAGCAGCCGCATCCCGCCGCCGGTGCTCTCGGCCCAACCGCTGCTCACCGCTGGCGATGCTCGCTCACTGCACGCTCGCCGGTACGGCTGGCCCTCGGCTGGCGAACTCCTGCGAGCCACCGCAGCTCCTCGCCAATGCTCGTTCACGTCTCCACGCGCGCCGGCACAGCTCGTCCTTGCCTAGCCGATGCCCGCGCGAGCCACCACACCTCCTCGATGCTCGTCCACGTCTGCACGCGCGCCAGCACAGCTCGTCCTTGCCTGGCCGATGCCCATGTGAGCCACCACAACTCCGAGGTGCTCGCGCGTCGGCACAGCCCGTCCTTGCCTGGCCGAGGGTGCTCGTCCATGTCGGCGCAGCTCGCCGTTTGCCTCGCCGACACCTACAGGAGTCACCACAACTCGCCGTCGACGCTCTCCCACGCTTGCGCGCGCCGGCACAGCTGCCCTCGTAGAAGGATTGTGTTCCATGTATGGCGATGGGCAGTGCGAGCAGTGTGGAGATCGGCGGCACGCGGCCTCGAGGAGATGGCGGCATCCGACGATTGACGCAAGAAATCCAGGCGATCATGGATTGAGCAAGCACAGTATTCTTGGCTAGCCGCCTCAAGTGCTGATTAGATGCCTGAGTACGTTTAGATAGCATATATAGGGGCAGTTTGGTCTTTTCTGGTGCTTATAATTGCGAGAAGAAAGAGAAAATATATAAAAGAAGGAAAATGGCATGGTAATCAAGGTGCACACGAGCTGAGTGGCATTTTTACGAAGCCAATCTTGAAAATGGCAATTTTGAGAAGCCCCATATTGAAAGTGGCAAATAGCCAATTTTCTCGGCGGGAGGGAGGAGAAGGCTACTTGCTTTATAGTGGCGATGGTGAGACGTGGCGCGGGCTGCTGAAGGCACGACGGCCTCCCTCAGGTCGGCACGAGGCGCCTGACGTCAGTCGGCCGGCCAGTTGCAACGGAAGGGACTGCACAGCGACGGCGCTAGCTGCTTAGGCTTGAGGCGTCGCCATTCCGACCGGCCGCACCGGTTACGACTAGTGAGTAGCGACTACTGACCGATGAGCTCGGTCGAGTCGTCCCTCCTGCAGCACCGGCTAGTTTCAGTGGACGCCGGATAGAGACCAGTCCAAATCGCTGGTATTATCACCGATTTCCTTGATCCGGATCTTTCCAAGCCCATCACCTCTGCTGTCAAGCACTGTCCAGAGGATTGTCCAAACGCGTGCCGCACAAAGCACAGGGAGAGGAAGAAAGAAGATGATATTAAATTATAAAATacccatttttttaaaaaaaaatctggaATTTGGGGATGTTGGGTGCCCAATCTACTTCCGTGTGAAGTTTCGTGAAAAGACACCAGGAAACGTATCCGTGGCGAAGGAAATACAGTCTGAACTAAAATCCATCCTCACATTTTTTTTCTATACATATACATAGGAAATTTGTGCCTTTTTTTTTTTGCCATAGATACGTTTCCTGGTATTTTGTTCATGAAATTTCTCATGGAAGTAGATTGGACACGCAAGTTTGATATCCCAAAATTCTAGGGTTTTTTTCTTTCAAATTTCTCGGTATTTTTTTGAACTTAATGTTCATATAGGTGGTGGAACACCCCGGTGCTACGAATCCCCTTCCTCATGATATAGCTAACGAGGGTTCTCTAGGGAGCACAGAAGAGTTTCTCAACACTTGGATCAAGTTGACAAACAATAAAATTGGCTCATCCGTAGGCCACTAGCTCAACATCCGAGTGAACTTTGTTTGTGGAGATATTCATCCACATTTCATTTCCATTTACATCTCATTTCCATCATCACAATCTGTACATCATGGAGAGAGGGCTCGCCTTCTTTCTTATCTACCTATGGGTACAACAATCGGCATTCAAAAAAAAGCTCTAACATCTGGGGAGGCTAATCCTagataaatactactccctccgattcaaaataagtgtcgtgattttagttcaaatttgaatactgGCCAGGAATAGCAAAATTTTACTGGAAAAACCTTCATTTCATTCCCGCCGCTGGCGCACCTTCTACTCTCACTGCCCCGCGCCGTCATCGCCTCCGACCAGATAGAGCTTCTGGCCATCATGGACCATGTCGACCTCCTGCACTCTCGCGCCATCCTCGCCGAGCAGGCGCAGGCCTGAGCCCGACAAGCCCAGCTTCTCCTGCGCCGACCTGACGAGCCCGTCGATCGTGTGTGGAATCCACAGGGTCACCCCCTCTCTGCGCTCGGCGCCATCATCCCATGGATGGTTGGGGAACACGGAGCATCGTCGCGGGTGCATTCTATCTGTGATCAGGAGAAATTTTGCAGAGGTCAGAAATGAACGTTGCGCAAGTGGTGGTTTGTCTGACAGAGGTCATGAGCTTCTGAACTTGCCTCTCACTTCTTCACCGCGGGCGGGGAACTTGGACAGCTCGTCGGCTTTCGCCTGCTCCAGCAGCAGCATCAGCGGCTTGCTACCCGACTTGCGCCCTTCGTCTAGCGGAGTAGTGCCCCACCTGCGTACACATGGAACTGTCAAGCTCAAGCATGGCCACGAAGTTGCCGATGACAGACTTTGTGGTAGTTTCAAGCTTGATGGTGGTACCTGTCGGTTGCGAACACGCTTGCGCCAGCGTCTACCAGCATCTTGGCCATCATGTACAGGCCCTCTGCGGCGGCTATGTGGAGGGGACTGCGGTGATCGTAGTCTTTCGAGTCTGGGTCAGCGCCGTAAGCAAGAGCCCTCCGAACGAAGTCGGAGTCCCCCTTCGACACCGCCATGCAGAGGTGGCTGCCGGCGTTCTCGAGGTTCAGCTTGGCTCCTCTGCTGAAGAGCAGCGTGGCCACCCGGTCATGCCCCTGCTTCACTGCCTCCAGCAGTGGCGTGTTCCCAAATTTATCTGGTTTCGAACAAAAACCAAAGCCAGTGCACAAAATGTGCGATCAGTCACTACATTGTGAAACCTGGAAAAACGGCTGCACAGATGGCACCAAACTGAGTGAACATACCGGCAAGATCGATATCAGCCCCTTCGTGGATAAGGAACTGTGCAACGTCTTCATACCCTTTGGAAGCTGCAAGATGCTGTGAAGAAGACGATGGTTACATGACATACATTACTGATGACCAATATTAGGTATTACAATACAACATTCTTGTTGATTACATGAAATTCTAAGCTGTCCTTACCAAAGGAGACCGCCCGTCATAATCCGTGTTCTTTGGATCGGCTCCTGCTCGGATCAAACCCTTGAGCTGATTAAGGTCACCATAAAAGGCGGCACTATTTACTCTTAAGGTCAGCTCTGCCTCTTGCTTCCCTATGTGGAATGTGATATCCGATTCTATTTGTTTGACCCGACCGCCATATTCATTGTTCTGCAGTCAGAAGGAGGCAGGCAGCACATCAGTAAAAAAATCTGTTATCCTATAACTGATAAAGCAGTGGTTGTTTTTTtttatagaaaaataaaaaaaataaagcagTGGTTGTTATGATAATTGTTTGCTCTGCTTACATCTGTGAGGTTGCTCAAAATTTTTCTTCCGTCGACAAAATAGATCTCCAGTATGTTTGTGAATGACTGCTTATCGAGCCGCAAGAGCCTGCAAAGTTCGCAAACACGAACACTGTATGGCTGTGGAATGTTGCAAAGAATGGCGATTTCACCGAAAGAACTCTCGGGCTCCAACATCAAAATAGTCTCCTCTTGGCCATCTTCGCCGATGCCAACACCTTCCTGAACGGGATAGGAATTGTACAGTAAGTGCTAGTTTGGTCCAAAAGGAACTCCATAAGCAAACCTGTCTGGTTACTAAATGTATGGAAGAATTGGGCAACTATCAGCAGGCCTGAACTCACCAGCGCACCATGACAGACAAAGTATATCTGATCAACCGCACTGCCTTGCTCCAAAATAACCTCTCCTGGTAGGAAGAACTCTTCTTGGAGTCTGATCACCTGCCAGGAGCTAGAACATGTTAGAGAGATCTTCGGGTATTTTCAAACTATATTTTGTACAATATATCATCATACATAATTTTGGGTCAGAAAGAAATACTTACAATCTGTTGAATAAATTCTGCTGAGCAGCCTTTGAACAGTGGAGTGCTTTCAACATATGGCTTGTACAGTGTTTGGGAAATCTGCaaatacaataacatatatcatcCAGTCACCACGGAAAAGAACACAGTTGAAAGTTGATATGGGAATATCCTGAAGATGTGAATGCTTGTGAAGCATTAGCTTCACCAGATGAAAATTTAAGAAGTCAGAACAGTAACACAGTTCACAGAAGGATAGTAAGAGATCCAAAATATAGCTCATTACCTTTGCACGAATTGAAATCGGGATATCCTGAAGTACAGAAGCTTCAGTGTAGCTGCTCTCATACTGCAACCTCAGATGCCCCTTGATCTGTTCCCTTATCTCTTTCCCAAGTTTATTTCTGTTCATATACCTGATGACTTCTTTCATTTTGTCCCTGAATCGCTCGGTTCTCGAGCCTTTGACAATAAGCGCAGTCATGTTACCGATGAGGTAAGCTCCAAGAATCATATCAAACGAGACATAGATCATGACAAATATCATTTCCCTGACATTTACAGCATGAATGTCACCATAACCTGCAGGGGGAAAAGGTCTCAGCATTTCAGGGTACGGAACACATTCCAAGTTTCTGAGAAAACTGAGATTGCAAGGCAACATGAGACCGAATCTTACCAACAGTCGCCATTGTGACGATTGCAAAGTACAGTGAGGTGGTATAAAGCTTGATAAGATCAAGCTCCCTGAAATGATCATAGCTGTACTCTCCCAACTTCAAACTCCCTATCCATGTATTTCCTTCCATTGACTCGGGCAGCGTTGTGGCCAGGTAATAGAAGATACAGGCTGCTGTGTGTGTGCAGTAGATCTCCACAACTATGAGTTTCACTATTCTTGTGAACAGATAGTTCACACGGATGTCCTTTTCCAAATCCCTGAAGAATTCTGTTACCTTCAGAGCTCGTGTTAAACGGATCCACAATAGGTATCTTACTTCTTCTTTACTGCCACAAGCCTGTGTTTCAGTTCATAACATAAAAAGTGAGCAGAAAATATCAACATGTCTACTAACAAGTGAAATGAAAAATATTAGCAAAGGGTTAACCTTGTAGATAATATCCCATGGGAAGCAACCAAGGAGATCAAAAATGAAGCTTGATTTGCAATACCTGGATCAAGTGAGCAAATAAATCAGAGGTTAGAAGTTAGGTTTGAGTTATTGCATGACATGTTCCAAAAAGTACACTTAGCAAAAGCTCTACTATAATATTGAAAGAATAAAGTTAAATGTACAACATGCAAATGCCCTACTATAATATTGCAAGAATAAAGTTAAATGTATAACATGCAAATGCCCTTCTGGAAAAGCATTTTCATTTCAAAAGGCTGTAGCCGGTCTTTATTAAAAGAGAAGTAGAAGCTACAAGTACAACATCAAGGCAACACAGAAAGCATTTTCATTTCAGCAACATAGAAAATAGTTGAGAGATCCACATATCATTCTTGAGATTCACCATTGTAATGATTCGGATGATTATAAAGGACTACAAGCTGTGAAAATATAGGAGTACGGAAAAGGATGCAAGTGAACAATGATGCAGGGCAATTTCCAGTTATTGTAGTTGCACTTTCAAGCATAAGATGAGGAAATATTTACCGGAGGGCGATAGAGGTCGGATTGCGTACGATGCGGTACGTGTCGGGGTCGCGGTAGGCCACGAAAAACTTGAGAACAATATCAATGAGGAAGGCAATCTGCCCAACTATGTCCAAGACGAACAGTTTGTCGGGGAGTCCCCGGAAGAAGCCGAATTCGAAGGGCGTAAAGAAGGAACTGTACACCGCCCAAACCAGTATGAACTTGGTCCATAACAGGTACAACCTGCAGGGAGGCATATCAGTAAATTGACACCCTCCTGTTACCATAGTAAAATGTCCGTTTGTGATTTGTTGAAGGGGGCAAAAGATTATATAAAAACAGACTTTAATTTATTTACCACGGTTGTTGACTGACGGTCATACTATTTGCTCTCTGAAAAATGTCAAGTTGATCGAGAGAGTGGCTACTGTAGAAGCCTAAACCACATGCTACACTGCCTTTGGAAATTAGGTCAAAAGCATTAATTAGGCCAAACGTGCCCGATGTTTGAGAATCGGTGCACACGGAGTTAACCAGTTGTCTTTGGTGAGATCACACGCATACTCCATCATGCACATGAGCGTGTCAGGGGTGGGTGATGTGGCCATGAGTGGGTTCCTCCTGTGCTGTGCACCGATCCTCCAACGGTACTCATACTAGTAAACTAAATGGGAAGATCGGAACCACTTGGCACGAAATAAATTTAAATGACGATGCGTCTGTCATGGAGCCACCTCATCTCCAACAAGATCTGTTACAATAACATCCATATTATACTTTATAGTACATCATctgaatttatttatttatttttgcaattTTCATGTGCTCGTAGTGCCATTTTACATAACCACGGAGAGTACGCGCTCAGCTGTAATAGTCTATAGCCTTGCTAAACTTAAAACTTTTAGATATCACACAGTAACGAGAGACCGAGActttctcaaaagaaaaagaaaaaaaagaacagtCGAGACATCGAGGATGTAAGGCATTGCAAAGTACTCCGTGTATGCTACTTCCtctgtaaacaaatgtaagacatttTACATACGAACTGGATGTCAGCAACTCTGTCTGATTATGCAGGTCACCGCCAATCGGAAACTAACACTGTCCACATCATGCCCATAGATTATCTGTCTAGAGATCCCACACATGGCATAGCTGATTGATGCTCTAAGCATATTCAGTTAAATATTTCCCCCGGGATAATGACTCCAGCTACCTCACCGCCGGATTAACGGCGCTAAACCAAACTCAGTCATCCTGATGAATACTTTAGGCCGTTCAAACTATGGTCTGGGCATCTGGCCAAGTCAGCCAAGAAACGAAAGGGGGATTGGGGAGCACGACCCTGGTGAGAACCAGGCGGCCGCACACCTGGTTGGCGCGGAGGAGAAGGTTGCTCATGCAAGCTATATATAGCCTACTTGTCATGTTGTGATAAGCAgagatctctgaatgctaaaataTAAGGCGTGGTGATAATAGCTACACATATGCATGCACTCAATGAAAGGCAGTTCAAACCCTCTGTCACTGATGTGCAATGCGCAATAAATAAGAAAAAATAATATGTGTACGTACAAGTTTTCTGCGCTTCCTGCGCGCTGTGTTTAACAAATCCCAAGTTGAAGGCACGCAATGTTTTTCAT
This genomic window contains:
- the LOC123161012 gene encoding potassium channel KOR1 yields the protein MGRLGSKRRVGEEAELEAVEEEKEYEVEEVHDRLQSSRNSRLALFGSDLRLGPRRRRPPRRPAVDGEDGFFHDHIILPDNKLYLLWTKFILVWAVYSSFFTPFEFGFFRGLPDKLFVLDIVGQIAFLIDIVLKFFVAYRDPDTYRIVRNPTSIALRYCKSSFIFDLLGCFPWDIIYKACGSKEEVRYLLWIRLTRALKVTEFFRDLEKDIRVNYLFTRIVKLIVVEIYCTHTAACIFYYLATTLPESMEGNTWIGSLKLGEYSYDHFRELDLIKLYTTSLYFAIVTMATVGYGDIHAVNVREMIFVMIYVSFDMILGAYLIGNMTALIVKGSRTERFRDKMKEVIRYMNRNKLGKEIREQIKGHLRLQYESSYTEASVLQDIPISIRAKISQTLYKPYVESTPLFKGCSAEFIQQIVIRLQEEFFLPGEVILEQGSAVDQIYFVCHGALEGVGIGEDGQEETILMLEPESSFGEIAILCNIPQPYSVRVCELCRLLRLDKQSFTNILEIYFVDGRKILSNLTDNNEYGGRVKQIESDITFHIGKQEAELTLRVNSAAFYGDLNQLKGLIRAGADPKNTDYDGRSPLHLAASKGYEDVAQFLIHEGADIDLADKFGNTPLLEAVKQGHDRVATLLFSRGAKLNLENAGSHLCMAVSKGDSDFVRRALAYGADPDSKDYDHRSPLHIAAAEGLYMMAKMLVDAGASVFATDRWGTTPLDEGRKSGSKPLMLLLEQAKADELSKFPARGEEVRDRMHPRRCSVFPNHPWDDGAERREGVTLWIPHTIDGLVRSAQEKLGLSGSGLRLLGEDGARVQEVDMVHDGQKLYLVGGDDGAGQ